One stretch of Daphnia pulicaria isolate SC F1-1A chromosome 8, SC_F0-13Bv2, whole genome shotgun sequence DNA includes these proteins:
- the LOC124312018 gene encoding protein YIPF5-like produces the protein MANPNDPNYYYGQSAGMAQPGYGWGDANQGEGISFDMDSNFGQEQHFQSFDYSQTSAHTSTIPDTSTSAGLYPPLQQAYESSYIGSPPTVYGGQQFLNPNASSFPASTVASSGTGFDDEPPLLEELGINPDHIFQKTLAVLNPMRETDASILQDTDLAGPLAFVLAFGGFLLLSGKVHFSYIYGIGVLGCLAIYAMLNLMAVSGVSIGVTVSVLGYCLLPMVALSGISILISLQGLLGIVLTALAILWCSISASKLFVTALTMDHQQPLVAYPCAMLYGVFALLTIF, from the exons ATGGCTAATCCAAACGatccaaattattattatggaCAGTCTGCTGGTATGGCTCAACCTGGTTATGGCTGGGGAGATGCTAACCAAGGAGAAGGAATCTCTTTTGACATGGATTCAAATTTCGGGCAAGAGCA GCACTTCCAGTCATTTGATTATTCTCAAACATCAGCTCATACAAGTACTATTCCTGACACAAGCACCTCAGCTGGACTTTATCCACCACTACAGCAGGCTTACGAATCATCATACATAGGATCACCACCAACTGTGTATGGTGGACAGCAGTTTTTAAATCCAAATGCCTCTTCGTTCCCAGCCTCAACTGTGGCTTCCAGTGGAACTGGATTTGATGATGAACCCCCTCTGCTTGAAG AACTTGGGATCAATCCTGAccatatttttcaaaag ACGTTAGCCGTACTGAACCCTATGCGAGAGACTGATGCCTCAATTTTGCAAGACACAGACCTCGCTGGACCACTCGCATTCGTCCTAGCTTTTGGAGGATTCCTCCTTCTG tcTGGTAAGGTCCATTTTAGTTACATCTATGGAATAGGCGTACTTGGTTGTCTGGCGATTTACGCTATGCTCAACTTGATGGCCGTTTCGGGCGTTTCCATTGGAGTCACCGTCAGTGTCCTAGGGTATTGCCTGTTACCCATGGTCGCACTCTCAGGAATCAGCATTCTAATATCACTCCA GGGACTTCTCGGTATTGTGTTGACTGCATTGGCCATCCTGTGGTGTTCGATTTCAGCTTCGAAATTGTTTGTAACAGCCTTAACTATGGATCACCAACAGCCGCTAGTCGCATATCCGTGCGCAATGTTGTACGGCGTTTTTGCTTTGCTCACAATCTTctag